DNA from bacterium:
GATCTTCATTCTGCTCGGCATGGCCGGGACTGCCGGAGCGCTGGTGCTGTTCGACGTGGCCTGGCGCAATCGCTTCCGCGCCGTGCGACGACCCCTCGTACCCGATTCTCCCCTGGAAGGGAAGGGCTGATCACGATGGGTAGCAATCGCTGGATCAAGGACAAGGTCGATGCGGGCTCGCGGGGGTGGGAGGAGTTCTACCGCAACCGATGGCAGCACGACAAGATCGTCCGCAGCACCCACGGTGTCAACTGTACCGGCGGTTGCACGTGGCAAATCCACGTCAAGGACGGCATCGTCACCTGGGAGATGCAGGGGCTCGACTATCCCGAGATCGATCCCAAGCTGCCGCCCTACGAACCGCGTGGATGCCAGCGTGGCATCTCGTACTCGTGGTAC
Protein-coding regions in this window:
- a CDS encoding molybdopterin-dependent oxidoreductase; translated protein: MGSNRWIKDKVDAGSRGWEEFYRNRWQHDKIVRSTHGVNCTGGCTWQIHVKDGIVTWEMQGLDYPEIDPKLPPYEPRGCQRGISYSWYLYSPLRVKYPYIRGALIDLWRKARAQHDDPVDAWKSLTNDPVARARWQRARGKGGFRRAKWDEALEIIAASCVNTIKEHGP